In the Leptotrichia sp. oral taxon 223 genome, CATTTATTTTTTATTTTACATATCTATTTTATTCAAACTATACTACAATAATTAAATTCAAAATGTCGTGATTTTTTTGGAATGAAAACGACTAAACACATTTATGTGTTTCTTTCGCCAGAACCTTCATAGCAAATATATTTTAGAGAGTTGTTCTAATCTTTATTTGCGAAAGTGAGTGTTAGCGAGTTTCGTTTTCGTAGTAATTCAGGTTTATCTAAATAATAAAGTTCAGACTACTTTCCCAAATTTTATTTGGGAATATTTCAAAAAAATGCTTAGACGAGTCAGGGATAGTGCGTAGCACTTTCGCTATTCTCTTTAATATGTCATTATTTAAATATGTTAAAATAACTGTTATTGCGAAATAAAGGGAAATGGCGATTGATTTCCCTTGCTTTAAAAAAAAGAAAAAGCATAAAACTAAAGAAAAAAACAATTATTAATTAAAATGTTCCAAAATAAAATCTTAATTAAAGTGTTCAAAGAGAAATTTTTAAAATAAATTATCAAATAAATCTATAAATTTTTTATAATAATTTATGTGGTATTTTTATTATTTTCTCATAGGCAATTCTCTTTTCACCAACATCAGGCTCCTTATCCAAATAAATCACGCCGCAATAACTGAATCCATTTTTTTCAAGGAATTTTTTCATTGGTTCATTATTTTCATGTGTGTCTGTTTTTATACTGAGTATTTTATTTTTTATGCACTCTTTTTCCGAAAATTCCAATATTTTTGTTGCAATTCCCTTATTTTTTATTTCAGAATCGACTGCCAGCCTGTGGATTACGATATAATCATCGTTTGTTATCCATTTTCCTTCGATTTTAGAATATGATTCTTCCTTTTCAGGCGACAAAACAATCGTTCCGATAATTTTTTTAAAAATCTGATTTTCAGATTTATTGTCCTTTTCAGCAATTTCTTCCAAAACATAACTAAACTCATTTTTTATATCGTTTTCAACGACTTCTCTATTGGGATAGCCTTTTTGCCATTGATCCAGCCCTAACTTCTTCAATTCAACTTTTGCTTTTTCAATAATTTCTAAAATTTTATCCACATCATCGTAAGTCGATTTTCTAAAATTCACAAAGGTTCCTCCCTTCTGCAATTAAAATTTCTTTTATCAAATTTATATCTGCCAGTCAATTTCCTCTTTCCCCAGCTCTTTCAAAATGTCATTAGCTTTCTTAAAATGCCCACATCCAAAAAATCCACGGCTTGCAGACAACGGGCTTGGATGAACACTTTCCAAAATGTAGTGCTTGTTTGTATCGATAAAGGCTTTCTTGCTTTTGGCATTATTTCCCCAAAGTATAAAAATTATTGGTTCTTCACGATTATTCAAATATTTTATCACATTATCTGTAAAAATTTCCCAGCCTATTTTTGAATGTGAGTTGGCATTTCCAGCAACCACGGTAAGTGCTGTATTTAAAAGTAGCACTCCCTGTTTTGCCCAGCTTTCAAGAAACCCATTTTTACTCATTTTATAGCCAAATTCATTTTCAATTTCCTTATAAATATTCTTTAAGGAAGGTGGCAAGGCAACTCCCCGCTTTACAGAAAATGCCAGTCCATGTGCCTGATTTTCGCCATGATATGGATCCTGCCCTAGAATTACAACTTTGCAGTCCTTATAGCTTGTCAGCTTAAACGCAGAAAAAATTTCATATTTATCTGGATAAATCGTTTTTGTTTTATATTCTTTTACTAAAAATTTTCTTAAATTTAAGTAATAGTCTTTTTCAAATTCCTTTTCTTTCTCAAAAATTTCATCCCAGTCATTTCCGATATTAACCATTTTCCAATTATTCCTTTCCTTAAAAATTATTTTATTTTGTACTCAAAACCTTTTTAACTTACAAAAGAATTATAAAATCTTTCACTGTTCATTTTTATTAAGTACAATTGAAGCAATTACAGCCGCATCTAATCTTTAAACTGTATGTTTATCCTTTCTTTCCCAATTTCAAGATGAACCATTTCCACCTGTGCATTTTCAAAAATCCTTCTCGAAGCCTTTGTTGAATCAAGCGACTTATGCTTATCAGAAAAGTATATCACTTTTTTTATTCCCGACTGGACAATCGCCTTCGCACACTCATTGCAAGGAAAATGTGTCACATAAATAATACAATTTTTGAGCGATTTTATACTATTAAGAATAGCATTCAGCTCAGCATGCACAACATAAGGATATTTCGTTTCCAAAAACTCCCCTTCTTTACCCCAAGGCATACTGTCATCCGAACTTCCCATCGGAAATCCGTTATATCCGATTCCTATTATTTTCTTATCTTCATCTATGATACATGCTCCGACCTGTGTAGACGGATCCTTGCTTCTCATTCCAGACAAAAATGCAATTCCCATAAAATATTCATCCCACGATAAATAATTTTCTCTTTTAGACATTTTTATACCTCGCTTTCTAAAATATCCAATATTTTAAAAATATTACTTCCAATACTTACATTTTCAGGTTCTTCAATCCTTAAATATTTTTCAATTGATTCTTTCATTATAAATTTTTCAGCAATTTTAACCTTTTCCTTTTTATTCTTAGATTTATTATCAATTTTCAAAATCATTTCAATATTTTCATTATTCTTTATCAATTTATATTTATTTTTTTGAATAAATTTCTTTATATCTTCTAAAAATATTCTATCTTTCTCTTCTCTTTTAAATTTATCCAAATCAATCACATAAATGATTTCATAATCAGAGTTTCTATTTTGATTTTTAAATTTATTTATTTTCTGTTTAATCTGTTTTTCTTTTTTATTATAATTATATTTCCCATCAAGAATAATCCACTCTAATTTAATTTCTTTCTTCAATTTTTCAGATTCCACATAATACTTGACAATTTTATCAACATATATTTTATCTGAATTTCCCTCAACCAAAAATAGCCACAGTTTCATAATTCCCCCTTAACCCTCCTCTTCAGATGTATCAAATATTTCAAAAAAATCATAATATTCAATATTATATGGCATATTTGGTAACATCCCCTCCAAATACTGCTTTCTTGGAGAATAATTTCCATTTTTTATCCAAGGCTTTATTTCCTGATATTCAGTTATAAAATCTATCGAATTTTTATATTTTTTTAAAGTATCCAAAATACTTGTATTATGAGCCGTAAACGTAAACTGTCCTTTCCCATTTTCAGCAAAAAACTCAATTAACCTATTCAAATATAAATCATGAATACTCATATCTATTTCATCAACAAATACAATTCCACCATTATTAATCGTATCCAAAACATCAAATAATCTAAACAGTGATTTCATTCCCATACTTTCATATTCAAAATTTATCTTATAATCCTTGTAGTTGAAAACATATTCAATTTCATAATAATTTTCATCAAAATCTTTCTTTTCAAACTCTATTTTATTTAGTTCAGGATTAAATAATTTTAAAAATCTTTCTTTTCTTTCTAGACTTTTATTCAAATTTTCAATTTCTTCTTTTGTTCTAAATAAGATATTTCTCTTTTTAGCTTCTTGATTTACATAATCAACATATATTTTATCAAGCCAATTTTGATTTTCAAAATTGATATAAACCATTTTATAATGACTGTCTTCCAAATGAGTAAATACATTAATTTTTAAATACAATACATATAAATATATAAATTCAAATTTTTCAGATTTTAGTTCATTTGTTCCCTCTTTTTCAATGTTCTTTTCAGCATTATCAATAATCAGTTTTATTATACTTTTTCTATCCAGTAAATTCATTGATAACTTTTCTATTTCATCTAAATTTTTAAAATAATTTGACTTCTCTTTGTTTATCTTTCCATTTTCTATAATTAATGTTTTTAATATCTCTTTTCTATCTAGCTTTTTTTTATTTATTATTTCCTTTGTAATAATAATTTTCCCATTTTTTATTTTTAAATTTATTGAATGTTCAAAAATATGTTTTTTATTATTTTTATCAATAATCAAAAATTCAGAAGACAAATAACACTCTTTCAGCTTCTTATTTATTATTTCATTTAACAAACTACTTTTTAAAATCAAATAGTCACTGTCTAATACAATATTTCTCAAAATTTCAATTCCCTTTATAATAGCAGTCTTCCCAATTCCATTTCTTCCAAAAATTCCCTTAACATTATAATTTTCCCTGTTAAACTTCCGAATATCCTGCTTATAAAAACTAATTGCAATTTTTTTTTCAATATTTTTTATTCCATTTAATTTAAATTCTAAAAGATAAAAATCCATCTTAAACCTCTCCTTTTACAAAATATACATTTTGTATATTTTAGTATAAAAAAGTAAAGAAATCAATACCTTTATCTGATATTTTTTAATAATCAGTTACTTAACAACCACTTTCTTCTTAATATCTAAAAATTGTATTTCCAGCTTATCTTCCCTGCTAAGTTCAATCCCTCTCTTGACAATTTTCCCATTTTTTCGAGTTATCGTATACCCTTGTTTTAAAATATCACTTACAGAATATTTAGATAGCTGCGCTTTTTTGTATTTCAGTTCATTTTTTCGATTCTCAAAAAATTCCAGCATTATCTGATTTAATTCAGCTGATTTTTTCTTTAAATTTTCTTTTTCACTTAAAATTATTTTTTGTAAATTAATTCTATCAAATCTCTGTTTTCGGTAATCCAGCTGTTCCCTTGACTTTTGTACAATTCTTCTAAGTTCTCTTGATAATTTCTGTTCCTTTTCCATCAAGTCAAATTTTTTATTGTCCAGAATATTTGCAAAATTCTTTATATAGTAGTTATTTTTTCTGTATTCCAGCTCTTTTTTCATCATTGCAACCCTGTTTAAAAGTAATTTACTCAAAAGATTCCTTTTACTTTCCAGTTCATCTGTCAATTTTTCTTTTTCAGGAATCAGGATTTCTGCCGCCTGAGTTGGTGTAGCCGCCCGTTTAT is a window encoding:
- a CDS encoding GNAT family N-acetyltransferase, coding for MNFRKSTYDDVDKILEIIEKAKVELKKLGLDQWQKGYPNREVVENDIKNEFSYVLEEIAEKDNKSENQIFKKIIGTIVLSPEKEESYSKIEGKWITNDDYIVIHRLAVDSEIKNKGIATKILEFSEKECIKNKILSIKTDTHENNEPMKKFLEKNGFSYCGVIYLDKEPDVGEKRIAYEKIIKIPHKLL
- a CDS encoding uracil-DNA glycosylase — encoded protein: MVNIGNDWDEIFEKEKEFEKDYYLNLRKFLVKEYKTKTIYPDKYEIFSAFKLTSYKDCKVVILGQDPYHGENQAHGLAFSVKRGVALPPSLKNIYKEIENEFGYKMSKNGFLESWAKQGVLLLNTALTVVAGNANSHSKIGWEIFTDNVIKYLNNREEPIIFILWGNNAKSKKAFIDTNKHYILESVHPSPLSASRGFFGCGHFKKANDILKELGKEEIDWQI
- a CDS encoding dCMP deaminase family protein, whose translation is MSKRENYLSWDEYFMGIAFLSGMRSKDPSTQVGACIIDEDKKIIGIGYNGFPMGSSDDSMPWGKEGEFLETKYPYVVHAELNAILNSIKSLKNCIIYVTHFPCNECAKAIVQSGIKKVIYFSDKHKSLDSTKASRRIFENAQVEMVHLEIGKERINIQFKD
- a CDS encoding AAA family ATPase, which produces MDFYLLEFKLNGIKNIEKKIAISFYKQDIRKFNRENYNVKGIFGRNGIGKTAIIKGIEILRNIVLDSDYLILKSSLLNEIINKKLKECYLSSEFLIIDKNNKKHIFEHSINLKIKNGKIIITKEIINKKKLDRKEILKTLIIENGKINKEKSNYFKNLDEIEKLSMNLLDRKSIIKLIIDNAEKNIEKEGTNELKSEKFEFIYLYVLYLKINVFTHLEDSHYKMVYINFENQNWLDKIYVDYVNQEAKKRNILFRTKEEIENLNKSLERKERFLKLFNPELNKIEFEKKDFDENYYEIEYVFNYKDYKINFEYESMGMKSLFRLFDVLDTINNGGIVFVDEIDMSIHDLYLNRLIEFFAENGKGQFTFTAHNTSILDTLKKYKNSIDFITEYQEIKPWIKNGNYSPRKQYLEGMLPNMPYNIEYYDFFEIFDTSEEEG